AACGTACTCTTTATTCTCGGAACAACCGCCGAGAGCGCAAGCGAGAAGCGCGAAAAGCGCGAGGAACGCCGCGATCGCTTTTCTCATACTCTCTTCCCTCCTCTGAAAATTCCCACGATCCAAAAGACGACGAAGAGCGCGGCTTGCGCGACGACGATCGTGGGACCGACCGGAGTCCCGAGCATGATCGAGACGAGGAGTCCGACGAGCGCGGTGCCGACGGAGAGGATCGCCGAGCAAATCGTTACCGAAAGGAAACTTTTGAAAACGCGCATTGCCGAGAGCGCGGGGAAAATGATCAAAGCGGAGATCAGCAAAGAGCCGACGAGGTTCATCGCAAGGACGATGACGACCGCGATGACGACCGCGATGATCAGATTGTAAATGTCGGTGCGGATCCCCGTGGCTTTCGCGAAATTTTCGTCGAAAGTGACGGCGAAGATCCTGTTATAAAACAGAGCGAAGACCGTCACGGTGACGACGGAAAGCCCGACCGAGATCCATACTTCCGTTTCCGTCAAAGTCAAAACGGACGTCGATCCGAATAAAGTCCCGCAGACGTCCGCCGAGACGTTGGACGAGGTCGGGAAAAGGTTCATCAGGAGATAACCGAACGCGAGCGCGAAGACCGAGATCAACGCGACGGACGCGTCTCCTTTCATCTTCGCGTTTTGCCCCGTGCGAAGAAGCAGGATCGCGCAAACGATCGTCACCGGCATAACGATAAACATCTCGTTCGTCAGCCCGACGATCGCCGCGACCGACATCGCGCCGAACGCGACGTGAGAAAGACCGTCGCCGATGAAGGAGAAGCGTTTCAGGACGAGGGTCACGCCGAGGAGCGAAGAGCATAAAGCGATCAGCACGCCGACGACGAGGGCGTATTGTACAAAGGGAAATTGAAGGTACTGACCGAGTTTTTCAAAGGCTTCCGTCATTTCTATTCCTCCTTCCCAGTAAAGAGTTTCCCTTCCGCGGTCGCGAGGTACTCCTTCACACTTCCGAAAAAGACGTGCGCGCCGATATGCAAGATCTTATTGGCGTACTTGACCGCGGCGGAAACGTCGTGAGAGATCATAATGATCGTGACGCCCTCTCGATTCAAGGAGCGGATCAGCTCGTACATTTCGAGGGTGACTTTGGGATCGAGCCCCGTTACGGGCTCGTCGAGTAAAATGATTTTGCGGGTCGCGCAAAGAGCGCGCGCAAGAAGCACGCGCTGTTGCTGACCGCCGGACAGCTCGCGGTACGAACGATTTTTCAGCTCGGTAAGACCCATCCTTACGATATTCGTCCAAGCGAGAGCCCTATCCGTCCATGTGTAAAACGGATGGAATTTCTCACCGGACAGCGTCCCCGACAGGACGACTTCCAAAACCGAAGCCGGGAAATCGCGCTGGACGAGGGTCTGCTGCGGGAGATATCCTACGTCCCACCTCTTCAACCCGTCGCCGCGCTCGATCTTGCCGCCGAGCGGCTTAATGAGCCCGAGGATGGTCTTCATCAACGTCGATTTGCCCGATCCGTTTTCGCCGACGATCGCGAGATAATCGCCCTCTTCCACCGAAAAGGACAATCCTTTGACGATCGCGCCGTTCTCATAACCGAGCGTAACGTTTTCGCACCGTAACTGTTCCATAGTTCTCCTTTACGCGGCGAGCGCGGTTTTCAAAACTTCGAGATTGCTTTCCATAACGGAAAGGTAATTTCTGCCGCTCGCATATTCTTTCTTATTGGCGGATTGCAAAGAATCCAAGACCATAATGCTTTGATTTTTCGCGGTGGACGCATTCTTGATTCCCTCCGCAATCTCGTTCTTCGAGTTTTCGATCTTCAAAATGACTTTGAGAGAGAGCTCGTCCGCTTTCGACGCGAGGAAACGAATGGTCTCGAAGCTCGCGTTGGATTCCGCTGAGCAACCGACGAACGCCGCGTAATACTTCAAGCCGTAATCCTCCACGAGATAGCGGAACGGAAAGCGATCTCCGAAAAGAAGGGTGTCGCGCGGGGAAGCTTGGATTGCCGCGGCATAGCTTTGATCCAAAGCGTGCAACGATGCGATATAGTTTTTCGCGTTTGCGGAATAGGTCTCTTTATTCTCCTCGTCCGCTTTCATAATCGCGTTTGCGATCGCCTGCGTAAAGATCTCGGCGTTTTTAAGCGACAGCCAGACGTGCTCGTCAAGCTCGCCCTCTTCCTCTTCGTGGTCGTGGTCGTGATCTTGATCCTCATCTTCGTGATCGTGATCCTCGTCCTCATGGTCGCGATCGTGGTCCTCGTCTTCGTCTTCGTGATCGTGATCATGATCGTGGTCGTGTTGCATGCCCTCTACGATCTCTTCCACGAGCGCTTTGTCTCCGAGGATCGAGATAAGATCCAAGGCGGCCATGTTCTTATTCTTGACGCTGCGAAGCGCGTCCTCGACCCACTCGTCCGACTCGCCGCCGACGTAGACGAAGACGTCTGCCTCCGCGATCGCCGCGAGATCGGCGACCGTCGGCTGATACGAGTGCAGATCCGCGCCGCTGTCTTGCAGCAAGGTCACGGAAAAATCGTCTTTCTTATCGCCGATCACATTCATCGCCCAGTCGTAAACGGGGAAGATCGTGCAGACGACCTTGATCTTTCCGTCGTCCTTTTTCGAGCAAGCGGAAAGAGGCGCCAAGCTCAGCGCCGCAAAAAGTAATATGCATATTAAACAAATAATTTTCTTTTTCATAATAAACCTCCGATTAAAAATTTTTGATAACGAGCCGAAAAAAGCGGCTCAATCGGAGAGTTTGATCTTCAAAGAAACGGGAGTGATCGCGAAGAAAGTTTCCCGCGACTCCGCGACGGTTCTCTTCTCGCTTTTATAAAAGATCGCATACGCGACGAAAAGGATCAGTCCGGCGAGCGCGAACGAAGAAAGAACGAAAAGGATCGCGCAGATCGGGCAGTCTTCGCCTTCGCAATCGTGATGCGCGCTTTCCGCGCTCTCATAGGCGAAGGAAAAGACGAGCAACAAAACGAGAATCAAAAGAACGACGCGAAAACTCTTTTTCATTTTGCCCGCTCCTTACACTCTTTGCAAACGCCGAACAGCAGGCAGTCTCCCTTGTTCAGAAAAAACCCGTCCGCTCTTTTCAACGCTTTTTCGAAACTCGAAGCGGCTTCCGCGGAGACATGATCCGTCCGCCCGCAACGGACGCAGGAGATATGGATCTTTCCCTCGCATTTCCCGCTCGCGACGTAACGATAGGAAACCGCGCGATCGGAGTTTTGAACGCGCACGATTTTTCCTTCCTTTTCGAGAAGCGCCAAATTGCGATAGACCGCGCTTTTGCTGACGGAAAAAGAAAGCGCGGAAGCGATCTCCGCCGCCGTCAGACTCTCGTCGAGCCTTCTCTCGAAATATTCGATCATTCGTTTTCTTTGTTCCGTTGCGTAATTCATAGCTTCAATTTGCGACTCATTCGCAAATTCATTATAAAACCAGAAATCCGAAAAGTCAAAGATTTTTCGAATTTTCTCCCGCGTTTTTATCCGCGCGCGTTTTGATCGCGCGATTCGGGCGAACACTTATTGAAAGGACCGCATTGACGAAACGCCGCGGCGCGCGATATAATAAAAATAGACCTCGCGAAAAAGGAGAAAAAAACGTGAACTATTTGCAAGATATTTTTCTTACGGAAGAAGAAAAACTGCTGTTTTCCCCCGTCAAATCAAAAGTGCCTCTGTTTTGGGCTTGGTTTTTGGGGATCCTGTTTTGCTGGGCGCTCTTCGTCCCCCTGGTCCTCGCGATCCGCTATCATATCCTTTTCAAAAACACGGAGTACGCGATCACCGAAAAACGTCTTTTGAAAAAGGAAGGCTGGCTCAAAGTCACTTGCGCGCAGATCAAGGTCGAAGAGATCGACAGCGTTTCGATGAGCAAGAGCTTTTGGAGCGCGATCAATAAATACGGAAAAGTCTTTATCCAAAGCACGGACGGCGAAAAACTCGTCTTCAAAAACGTAAAAGAACCCGAAAAGGTCTTAAAAGCGATCAACACCGCCGCACCGATCGATCTTTGATCCGACAATCATCCTATGAAAAACGGCTGTCCGGAAAAACCCCGGCAGCCGTTTTTTCGTCCGCGGTTTTATTATCTCTCGCCGCCGACCTTCCCTCCTTTGATGAACTCGTTCAAAAGAGAGGTCTTCGGGATGGTCATATCCGGGATATTCGAGACCTCTTTCAAGACCTCGCGGATATTGTCCGTCCAGTTGTTCGGGCATTCGTCCAAGGAATCGCCGAGGCAACGCTTATAGACCAAAAGCTCGTAATCGTAGACACTGTCCACGGTGTAACTCGCTTTATAGACGAACGGATAGATCGTCGTCCGTTCCGCGCGCAGGACTTCGCTCCATTGACGCAACGTGTCCTCCAAAGAATAGCCGCGCGAATAATAGTCGCGCAGAATGCGGCGAAGCAAGCGGAGCTCGACGGGGGCGATATGTCTGCCGCTCGGAAGCAGAAAATCACGGCGCGGCGTAATATAGATCCCGATCACGGAATCGTCGTCGATTCGGTATTTTCCGAGGATGGCGGGATTCAGCGAATGGATCCCCTCGACGATCGTTACGTCCTGCGGCTCGGGTCGAAGCTCGCGCGTCTCTCCCGCGCGTTTGCCCGAGACGAAATCGAACGCGGGGATGACGACGGGGTGACCTTCGAGGATCTGTTCGAGCGTGTAGGTCAAAAGACCGACGTCCATCGCGGAGATCGAATCGAGGTCCCGAAGCCCCGAAGGCAGATACGGGATCTTGTCGCGATCGATGAAAAAATCGTCCGTCGATATGCGATGGACTTTGATCCCTCGAAATTCCAATCGGCTCGCGAGAAGATTCGAAAAAGTCGTCTTCCCGCTGGCGGAAGGCCCCGCGATCATAATCATTTTCGCAGAGCGTTTCCGATAGATCTTATCCGCGATCTCGATGACTTGCGAATCGAAATTGAACTCGCTGTTATAAATCAAAGACGCAAGATTCGACTTCGCGATCTTTTCCATTTCCGACCAAACGATCATAATTCTCACCTCGTTATTCAGTATACCACGGATCCCGCCGTAACGCAAGACGGGCTTTTTATCCTATTCCGCGGAATTCGGCGGCGTTCCTTTTCGCTTCGTTGACAGAACGGGGATCGACGGTTATAATGATCCCATAGGAGTTATTATGGAACACGAGCAATTATCTTATATCTTTTCCAAGATCGACCACACGCTTTTGTCTACGACCGCCACGCTCGACGATCTCAGGATCCTCTGCGCCGAAGCGGAAGAAGCGGGCGCGGCGAGCGTCTGCGTCCCGCCCTGCTATATCGAAGACGCGAAAAACCTCTTAAAGAAAGTCAAGATCTGCACCGTAATCGGTTTCCCGAACGGCTATAACACGACCGCGTCGAAAGTCTTCGAAGCGAAAGACGCGATTTCGCGCGGCGCGGACGAAGTGGATATGGTCATAAACGTAAACCAAGTCAAAAACAAAAACTTCGCTTTCGTCGAAGAAGAGATCGCCGCCGTCCGAAAGGCGTCCGAAGGGAAGATCCTCAAAGTCATCGTCGAGACCTGCCTTTTGACGGAAGAAGAAAAGATCGCCCTTTGCGGCGCGGTCACGCGGGCGGGCGCGGACTATATCAAGACCAGCACGGGGTTTTCCAAAGCGGGCGCGACGATCGAAGACGTTCGCCTGTTCAAAAAACATATCGGAGAAAACGTTAAAATCAAAGCCGCCGGCGGCATCCGTTCGGCGGAGGACGCCCTCGCCTATCTTTCGGCGGGCGCGGATCGGATCGGCGCAAGCGCCGTCATCAAAAACTGCCTGAAAAAATGAAACTTGTCGTGCAAAGAGTAAAAAGCGCCCGACTTTCGGTCGACGGCGAAGAGATCAGCAAAATCGGAAAAGGGCTCGCGGTGTACGTCGGCGTCGGCGTCGGCGACGAAGCGCGCGAAGCGGAAAAACTCGCGGAGAAAGTCGCGAAGCTCCGCATTTTCGAGGACGAAAACGGGAAAATGAATCTTTCCGTCGCGGACGTCGGAGGCGAGATCCTTTCGATCTCCCAATTCACCCTTTACGCAGACGTTTCTCACGGCAACCGCCCGGGCTTTACCCTTGCGGAGCGCCCCGAGAGAGCGAACGAGATCTACGAGCTTTTCTCCGCGAAACTTTCTTCGCTCGGCATCCCCACGAAAAAAGGCGTGTTCGGCGCGGATATGAAGATCGAGCAATTGAACGACGGCCCCGTCACGATTATTTACGACGGGATCTGATCCAACGCCTCTCTTCTTTCGCAAACGAAAAAGGGTTCGGAATCATCCGAACCCTTTCTTTTTCGATTTTTTATTATTTCAGCATCGAATCGAGCTCCGCTTCGATCGCCGCGCGATCCATATCCTTTCCGATGAAAACGAGTTTGATCATCTTATCGCCGAAGGTCTCGTCCCACTCGGCGGCGACTTCGGGAGCCATCAAGAGGATCTCCTGCTGCTCGGCTTTGGAGAGCGAGGCGACCCACGGCCCCGCGTTCACGAGGCTCTTTTGGCTGCCCGCCTGCTCGAACATATACATATTTTGGCTGTCGCGCGAGATCCAGACGACGCCCTTCGAGCGAATGATCGTCTTCGGATAGGCGTTATTCGCCCAGTCGATGAATTTCTTCGTGTCGAATTTGGCTCTGCGCTTATAGACGAACGTCGAAATATTGTATTCGAGGACTTCGCCTTCGGGCTCTTCCTCTTCTTCAATCTCTTCGAGTCCTTTGATCCAAGCGGCGGAGCGGGAAGCGACGTCGAAATCGAAGGCGTTCGTTCCGAGGATCTTATCGAGAGGAACTTCGCCTTTGACCGCTTCGATCAGCTCGGCTTCGGGTTGGAGCGCGCGGATCACGGCTTCGACCTCTTTCAGCTGCTCCGCCGAGACGAGGTCGGTCTTGTTGATAATGATCTTATTGCAGAATTCGACTTGCTGGATGATGAGGTTTTCGATGTCGTCGTCCTCAATGTCCTCTTTCATAAGGCTCTTGCCGCCCGCGAACTCTTCGGCGAGGCGCGCCGCGTCCACGACGGAGACGACGTTATCGAGTTTGACCGTCATATCGCAGCGTTTGGTGTTCTCAGCGATGTATTCGATGGTCTGGACAATCGGCACGGGCTCGCAGATCCCGCTCGCTTCGATCAGAATATAATCGAATTTGCCCGAGAGGACGAGCTCACCGATCTGCTTGATGAGGTCTTCTTTCAAGGTGCAGCAGATACAGCCGTTTTGAAGCGGGACGAGGCTGCTGTCTTTCTCTTGGACGACGCCGCCCGCGGCGAGTAAGCTCGCGTCGATATTGACTTCGCCGATGTCGTTTACGATGACGGCGACGTGATAGCCTTTTTGGTTATTCAAAACGTGATTCAAAAGCGTGGTCTTTCCCGCGCCGAGGTAACCGGTCAATAAAGTAATAGGAACGATTTTTTGTTGCATTTTTTCGTATCTCCTTTTCTTTTTTTCGCTATCATTATAGCGCAAATCTTCCGCAAAGTAAAACGAAGTGACGCAGGAAATCCGCTACTCGTCCGCCCTTAGGCTTTCGCCGCTCTCGCCGACGGCTTCCCTCTTCTTTCGGACGGCTTGATAGACGAAGACGATCATAACGGCGTCGATCGCGAAATTGATGATCCAACTGATCGGATAGGAAAGCCATAAAAGAAACATCGTCCGATGAATCCGAAACGCCGTAAAGACCCACACGATGCGGTAGACGCAGATCGAAAGAAAGGACGCGACGGTCGGCAGAACGGAATAATTCATTCCGCGCATACAGCCGACGAGGACTTCGACGACGCCGCAGACGAAGTAAAACGGCAGAATCACCATCATCCTGCGCCCCGCGATCGCGATGACTTCCTCTTCGGACGTGTAAAGAGAAGCGAGGTTATGGCGAAGAAGCATAAACAGCGCGCCGACCAAAATGCCGAGGATCGCTTCGATCATAATGCAATTCCACATGACCTTTTTGATGCGTTGATACTTACCCGCGCCGAAGTTCTGCCCCGAGAAAGTCGAAGCCGTTCCCGAGACGGCGTTCATCGAAGTGTAGATAAACGCTTCGATCGAGACGCCCGTCGCATTCCCCGCGATCTCGGCGGCGGAAAAACCGTTCATCGCGGATTGGATGATGACGTTCGCGATCGAGAAAAAAGAAGACAAAACGCCGGACGGAAGACCGACCCGAAGGATGAGCCCAAGCTCCTCTTTATGGATCCGAAGTTTTTTGAGGACGAGGCGAAGCTCGCCCGTCTCCTTCATCAAGGTCAGGACGACGAGCACGGCGGAGACGTACTGCGAGATCACCGTCGCGAGCGCGACGCCCGAGACGTCCATCTTCGCGAAGATCACGAAGATCATATTCAAGCCGACGTTGATAAATCCCGCGATCGTCAGATAGAGGAGCGGGCGGCGCGTGTCCCCTTTTGCGCGAAGAAGCGCCGCGCCGAAGTTATAGACGATATTCGCGGGAGAACCGAAGAAATAGATGAAAAGATAGGTGTGCGCCTTGTCGATGACGTCGGGATTCGCCTGCATCCAAATAAGAAACTGCCGCGCGCCGAAGACGCCGACCAGCATGATCCCGACGCCGATAAAAAGGGAAAGCAACATCGAAGTATGAACGGTGCGTTCGGCTTTTTCCTTGTTACCCTCCCCGATCGCCTGCGCCATAACGACGTTTACGCCGAGCGAGACGCCGATCGCGACGTTTACGAACAGATTGATCAGGGAGTTATTCGAACTGACCGCGGCGAGCGAGACGACTTTGGTCGCCGAAAAATTCCCGATGACGATGAGGTCGACCGCGTTGAAAAGGAGCTGCAAAACGCCCGAAAGCGCGAGCGGAACGGAAAAAGCGAGGAGCTTCGGAAGAAGCCGCCCGACCGTCATATCCATTCCCTTTTTCGAAAACGCGAGTTTCATAACGGAAACATTGTAATTCCTTTCGAACCCCCTGTCAAATACGGAGCGGAAAATCTTGATTTTTTCCTCTCGCAATGCTACTATGGAAAGGAAGTGAGGAAAGTAAAATGTACGTCGTGAAACTCAAAAAAGGAAAAGAAAAAAAGGCGGAAAACCATCCTTGGATCTATGCGAACGAGGTGCAAAGCGTCTCGGGGAAAGGCGACCAAGGCTCGGTCTGCGAAGTCGTCTCGGACGGCGGAAAAAGCATCGGATTCGGGTTCATCTGCCATGCGTCCAAGATCCTCGTTCGCTTTTTATCGAAAGAATTCGTCGAGCCGAACGAAGACTTTTTCCGCGTGCGCATAGAAAAAGCGAAAGCGGAGCGCGAAGCCCTCGGGTTTTCGGATAACTACCGCGCGGTCTTTTCGGAGAACGACGGCTTACCGGGGCTTATCGTGGATAAGTACGCGGATCACCTTTCCGTCCAATTCCTCTCCCTCGGAATGGAAAAGAACAAAGAAACGATCGTCAAAGTCCTGCGAGAGGTTTTCTCCCCCGCCTGCATATACGAGCGAAGCGATTCCCCCGTCCGCGAAAAGGAAGGACTCTGCCAAACGAAAGGCGTCCTCTACGGCGCGCTCGATCCCGAGCTGACGATCACCGAGAACGGACTGAAACTCAAAATCGATCTCGAAAACGGGCAAAAGACCGGTTACTTTTTGGATCAAAAACAAAACCGCGCGGCGATCCGCGCCTACGCAAAAGGAAGGCGCGTCCTCGATCTCTTCACCAATCAAGGCGGCTTCGCCCTGAACGCGGCGAGCGCAGGCGCGAAGGAAGTCCTCGCCGCGGACGTCAGCGAGACGGCGCTCGAAAAAGTCGAAGAGAACGCCGCTTTGAACGGCTTTACAAACGTAAAACCCATCAAAGCGGACGTCTTCGAACTTTTGCGCGAATATAAAAAACAAGGCGAAAAATTCGACCTCATCATCTTGGACCCACCCGCCTTTACCAAGACGACGGACACCGTCCAAGCGGGCTACAAAGGCTATCTCGACGTCAATTCCCTCGCCTTAAAACTCTTGTCGGACGGAGGCGTCCTCTTTACTTGCAGTTGCAGTCAGCACCTGACCCTTCCCCTCTTCCTTAAAATGGCGGAAGAAGCGGCGACCCGTGCGGGCGTCAAAGTCAAACTCGCGGAGATTCGGACGCAGTCGCCCGATCACGCGTCCGTCCTCGGTCTGGACGAAGCCTTGTATCTCAAAGCCGCCGCGCTGATCAAGTGCCGCTGATTCGGCGCGCAACGCATCTCGAATCCATAAAACAGCCCGCTCGGAATTATACCGAGCGGGCTGTTTTATCTTACTCAAAAGAACGCGGCGTATCGCCCGATCCATTTCGCATATTCAATATAAATGCACTTAGCCTTAATTCACTCAATCTACTTTAATCCGAAACTCTTTCGCTTCCGTTTTTTTCATTTTGATAACGAAAATCATTTGTTGCGGACTCGTTGTGTCGTAAACAAATTTTTTTCTCTGATATCGCAACTCGACGTAAACCACGTTGTTTTCCTTTTTTGTTTTTCGGACTTTGCATTGCCGAGGACTGATCGACATAAAAACATATATGATAAGCATCTCGTTTTTGTAATCAATCTTTTCCGAAAAACGCGAGAAGACACCTTTCGCGTCTTTCTCGCTGTTTATAACGCGAACAATCTCTTTGGGGCGCTCAATCCCTTCCTTATCGTAATACCGAATGACTCCGTTCTCATCATATTGTCCGTAACCGACCTTGTTATTTTCCGCAAATGATTCTTCGACTTCGTAACCGCCGTCCAAAAGGACCGCGAAATACCTGTTTTCATACGCGGATACGCCCATCAGACTTAAAAGCGCACAAATCACAATAAGCAATAAAATACAAATAATCTTTTTTCCCATACGCCCTCCTTTCGTTCGATTTTATGCCTGCGCGTTTCGCGGTTACTCTATATTATCAAAATCTTTACAGAAATGTCAATATGGTTTTTACAGAGAAAAAGCCCGCTCGGCAGTTTTGCAAAGCGGGCTTCTTAACGTTTAAGGGTCGAAATTCTCAGTTCAACGTGAATTCCATAATGACCGGGCAATGGTCGGAATAGGTGAACTGCGTGTAATAGTTTTGAACGGAATTACAAGTAACGTTCGCCGAGACGAGGAAGCCGTCCACGATGATCGTGAAGTTGCCCTCTTCATAGGGAACGTCGCAGTTGCGGCAGGTCGGTTTCAACTGCTCGCCCGCATAGTCGGTGCAACGGCTCAACCCCGCGTAACGGCTCAGGATATCCGCGGGGAACGGTTGCGCCCACCCGAAGGAAGCCGCCTCGCCGCCGTTCAGATCCTGCGTCGAAGTTCCCGTAAAATCGTGGTTGAAGTCGCCGCCGCAGACGCAGTAATTGCCATTGTCATACTCGCCTTTCATATCTTCGAAAAGCATCGTCATTTGCCCAGTGCGGATCTCGTCGCTGCCGCCGTACGCCGAAAGGTGGACGTTATAGAGGACGAGCTCTTTGCCTCCCGCGACGCGAACGCGGCTCTTGGAATAGCAGCGGTCGAGATCGACGAACTTGGAGATCCCTTTCGAGATCGGAAGCGAACGGCGAACGCCCGCGGTGATCGTGTAACGCGAAAGGGTCATAATCTCGCTGTTCGCGATGCCGTGCGGCTTAATGATCGGATACATCAAGAACGAAGAATGGAAGTTGACCGCTTCGGTAAAGCTATAATTTTTGAAGTACTCTTCGATAATCTTGCTTTGATCCACGTGGTAGCTCCTCGTCGAATCGAAGTCCACTTCTTGGAAAAGGATGAAGTCCGGATTGAATCCGTTCGCCGTGTCGCATCCGGCTTTGATATTGTTCTTCGCGGCGTCCTTGGAGCGCGCCCAAGACTCTTTGCCGCCGTCCATAAAGAAAGTGTAATCCTGCTCGTACGCGCCGAAACCGAGATTCTGCGTAACGACGGTGTAGCTCGTCCCCGTTTGGACTTCCGCGTTCGCCGCCGTTCCCGAGGGAGTCAGCGCGAGATTATCCGCGATGCGGGAATAGTCGATCAAAAGATAGGCGAAATAGCCGACCGCAATGATAACGACGACTAAGACGAGGACCAAGATGAACTTAATGATCCTGCCGAGAACGGTTTTTCTTTTTTTTCTTTTTTCTTTTGCCATAGTTTCCTCCTATCGGATCTTGATTTTGTCGAGCGTTTCGCCGACCTTCGCGTTTATATAAAGCGCGCCGGAAACGCGCCTCTCGCCTTCGCCGAGATTGATGACCGCAACCTTATCGCCCCTGAAAAAGTCGATAAACGAACTCGCGGGATAGACGGAGAGCGAAGTCCCCGCGATCAAAAGAACGTCCGCATTCGCTATCGCGCGGATCGCTCCGCGAACGGTCGCGTCGTCCAATCCTTCTCCGTATAAAACGACGTCGGGTTTGACGACCCCGCCGCATTCGCATTTCGGGACGCCTTTCGAAGCTTTGATGAAATCCACGCCGTAAAATTTTCCGCAACGCGTGCAATAATTGCGAAGCACGGACCCGTGCAGTTCGTAGACCTTCTTATTCCCCGCGGCGTAGTGAAGCCCGTCGATATTCTGCGTGACGACCGCTTCGAGCTTCCCCGCTTCTTCGAGGCGCGCGAGAAAGGTATGCGCCGCGTTCGGCTTCGCTTCGTACGAGATCATTTTATCGCGGTAAAACTCGAAAAAATCTTCCGTACGCTCTTCGAAACAATCGTGCGAAAGCATATATTCGGGCGGAAACTTGTATTTTTGATTATAAAGCCCGTCCTTGGAGCGGAAATCGGGGATCCCGCTTTCGGTGCTGACGCCCGCGCCGCCGAAAAAGACGATGCGTTTGCCACCGTCGATCATTTCCTGCAATTTTTCGATCGCGTTTTCGTTCATATATTTACTATATCATTAAACGAATCGTTTTTCAAGAGGGGATTTTTCGTCGCGCGCCGATCGGCGGGCGCAAGCCGCGACGGAACTCGGAAAAGCGCGATCG
This genomic window from Clostridia bacterium contains:
- a CDS encoding metal ABC transporter permease; translation: MTEAFEKLGQYLQFPFVQYALVVGVLIALCSSLLGVTLVLKRFSFIGDGLSHVAFGAMSVAAIVGLTNEMFIVMPVTIVCAILLLRTGQNAKMKGDASVALISVFALAFGYLLMNLFPTSSNVSADVCGTLFGSTSVLTLTETEVWISVGLSVVTVTVFALFYNRIFAVTFDENFAKATGIRTDIYNLIIAVVIAVVIVLAMNLVGSLLISALIIFPALSAMRVFKSFLSVTICSAILSVGTALVGLLVSIMLGTPVGPTIVVAQAALFVVFWIVGIFRGGKRV
- a CDS encoding ABC transporter ATP-binding protein, which gives rise to MEQLRCENVTLGYENGAIVKGLSFSVEEGDYLAIVGENGSGKSTLMKTILGLIKPLGGKIERGDGLKRWDVGYLPQQTLVQRDFPASVLEVVLSGTLSGEKFHPFYTWTDRALAWTNIVRMGLTELKNRSYRELSGGQQQRVLLARALCATRKIILLDEPVTGLDPKVTLEMYELIRSLNREGVTIIMISHDVSAAVKYANKILHIGAHVFFGSVKEYLATAEGKLFTGKEE
- a CDS encoding metal ABC transporter substrate-binding protein, with the protein product MKKKIICLICILLFAALSLAPLSACSKKDDGKIKVVCTIFPVYDWAMNVIGDKKDDFSVTLLQDSGADLHSYQPTVADLAAIAEADVFVYVGGESDEWVEDALRSVKNKNMAALDLISILGDKALVEEIVEGMQHDHDHDHDHEDEDEDHDRDHEDEDHDHEDEDQDHDHDHEEEEGELDEHVWLSLKNAEIFTQAIANAIMKADEENKETYSANAKNYIASLHALDQSYAAAIQASPRDTLLFGDRFPFRYLVEDYGLKYYAAFVGCSAESNASFETIRFLASKADELSLKVILKIENSKNEIAEGIKNASTAKNQSIMVLDSLQSANKKEYASGRNYLSVMESNLEVLKTALAA
- a CDS encoding transcriptional repressor translates to MNYATEQRKRMIEYFERRLDESLTAAEIASALSFSVSKSAVYRNLALLEKEGKIVRVQNSDRAVSYRYVASGKCEGKIHISCVRCGRTDHVSAEAASSFEKALKRADGFFLNKGDCLLFGVCKECKERAK
- a CDS encoding PH domain-containing protein, which produces MNYLQDIFLTEEEKLLFSPVKSKVPLFWAWFLGILFCWALFVPLVLAIRYHILFKNTEYAITEKRLLKKEGWLKVTCAQIKVEEIDSVSMSKSFWSAINKYGKVFIQSTDGEKLVFKNVKEPEKVLKAINTAAPIDL
- the deoC gene encoding deoxyribose-phosphate aldolase, giving the protein MEHEQLSYIFSKIDHTLLSTTATLDDLRILCAEAEEAGAASVCVPPCYIEDAKNLLKKVKICTVIGFPNGYNTTASKVFEAKDAISRGADEVDMVINVNQVKNKNFAFVEEEIAAVRKASEGKILKVIVETCLLTEEEKIALCGAVTRAGADYIKTSTGFSKAGATIEDVRLFKKHIGENVKIKAAGGIRSAEDALAYLSAGADRIGASAVIKNCLKK
- the dtd gene encoding D-tyrosyl-tRNA(Tyr) deacylase, with product MKLVVQRVKSARLSVDGEEISKIGKGLAVYVGVGVGDEAREAEKLAEKVAKLRIFEDENGKMNLSVADVGGEILSISQFTLYADVSHGNRPGFTLAERPERANEIYELFSAKLSSLGIPTKKGVFGADMKIEQLNDGPVTIIYDGI
- a CDS encoding GTP-binding protein translates to MQQKIVPITLLTGYLGAGKTTLLNHVLNNQKGYHVAVIVNDIGEVNIDASLLAAGGVVQEKDSSLVPLQNGCICCTLKEDLIKQIGELVLSGKFDYILIEASGICEPVPIVQTIEYIAENTKRCDMTVKLDNVVSVVDAARLAEEFAGGKSLMKEDIEDDDIENLIIQQVEFCNKIIINKTDLVSAEQLKEVEAVIRALQPEAELIEAVKGEVPLDKILGTNAFDFDVASRSAAWIKGLEEIEEEEEPEGEVLEYNISTFVYKRRAKFDTKKFIDWANNAYPKTIIRSKGVVWISRDSQNMYMFEQAGSQKSLVNAGPWVASLSKAEQQEILLMAPEVAAEWDETFGDKMIKLVFIGKDMDRAAIEAELDSMLK
- a CDS encoding MATE family efflux transporter, coding for MKLAFSKKGMDMTVGRLLPKLLAFSVPLALSGVLQLLFNAVDLIVIGNFSATKVVSLAAVSSNNSLINLFVNVAIGVSLGVNVVMAQAIGEGNKEKAERTVHTSMLLSLFIGVGIMLVGVFGARQFLIWMQANPDVIDKAHTYLFIYFFGSPANIVYNFGAALLRAKGDTRRPLLYLTIAGFINVGLNMIFVIFAKMDVSGVALATVISQYVSAVLVVLTLMKETGELRLVLKKLRIHKEELGLILRVGLPSGVLSSFFSIANVIIQSAMNGFSAAEIAGNATGVSIEAFIYTSMNAVSGTASTFSGQNFGAGKYQRIKKVMWNCIMIEAILGILVGALFMLLRHNLASLYTSEEEVIAIAGRRMMVILPFYFVCGVVEVLVGCMRGMNYSVLPTVASFLSICVYRIVWVFTAFRIHRTMFLLWLSYPISWIINFAIDAVMIVFVYQAVRKKREAVGESGESLRADE